The genome window caAAATACtgacagagaacatggttactcgtttcacggagATATATATATGAGAGGTATAacaacattttcacggtaagctttagccactcaactgtgtgcgtgttttgtgcatgtaggcctacgtgcattcaatcaaaacaaagcgaggccagccttgactaggcctagcctagatTTATACCGAGGCCTATgactatgataaaggccttgcgtttctaatattttaaccaattaatgaacaaagaatatattaatgaaggatataaaacaaatatttactgctggtggaatctattggtcccctcggtgaactggagaccgtgagcctactattttccctcgacctggcggtctcgggaaaatagtaggctcacggtctccagttcacctcggggacaatagattccaccagatccctcatgagcagtaaatatttgtatactatcggCGATGTGAAGTTCATTAAGACAGATGATAAATACATACAAATGCCATTGTATCCAATGGAATCTTACATATCTTttaactctttgctgtgtaacatgctaactagacatcgcaagtattgcaaactattcttttgtcTGAAACATCTAAGCTAGGAGAACAAATTGTTTCAACTTTTATGAAAATTGGAGCAGCTTTGACTTTTGACaatacacaacaagcaaatcgaccttagatcttttgtgccccataacttcttaaaTATAGGTCGCACACGTACAAACAATTCTGGGATCCGTGGGGCCAGACGCATAACTTGatatgtttcaaagtgttattggaataaaataaatttttgccCCTACACGATCCAATAAGGGTCATTTTGAGGTCTTGTTGAGGATTACgttctcaaaatattgcttgccagacagcagattcgagttcagcatacccaaattaactatataaaataagctggttgccaacctTTACATAAACTTTGTTggaacgcgatttttccaaaatagaaccactcTTTTGCAGTATACCGTAAAAAATATTTAGCATATGTACTtattatcgagcgcttttgaaaacatttaccaactgagctaatggggttgagatacacatttacaggtttacttgttcgatgtgtatcgatgattttctcaaaaccctttacacttttgtggatggggctgtttgcataattattttaaaagcgcTCCATAGTAAGCATATTAAAagggtgtcccaaaatgatttataccgtgtttgaacaaagtataaaaaatatatagtcaacgatgtatctaattttaataagtgcaatacaatgacacatatATGTATCCTacctattctgtgactttcatgggaatagcttgattcgttttggcgtgacattgatattactgaaaatggacgaaaactgcatgtgtgtaatttacagcacaAAGGCTTCATAACActtggatcctttatcaccatcgtccagccgcactgtgcaatatattggagaaatcctacattcttttacaggaaatacaccaaatttggcacaaatttagagcttacaatgctgaaTAATTCTGGATacgggattaagtgaaacatttcaatatgacttcaaatatttaggttgaaaaacgtcTGTGATAAAACCTATTGTtggacttgcagttgaatatatgtgttgaaagaatctgTTAATCTCTTGTCTGTGCCTTCCCAAGTCAAAAACCTAATACGGAATttggttttaattatttttttatttttttacttacatttttgtatctgtgtcaagaatagaccaccttttcaagGAAGTTGCACTGTTAGGTCAATCAAATCAAGGAAAATCagggcttaacccaccactaattgcaacagaaaccatttaatcaccattcatttcagaaaagtatgaaCTTATAAAGAAAGGTATAACCCAAAATTTAGCTAATTTGAACACTTTTTCCAGTGTCTAATTAATGACTGGGTGGGCCTTATAAAACAATAGCCAGTGGGTGACTAGTGTTCTGAGCGTTCTGCTTTGAGCCTAGTATGATAAGTTCTGTTTTGCTTAATGAGATTAATTGTGTTGTAATTTAATATTCAAACAAGGATATAAtagtttaaggttacacgaagaaacgtataaaaagcgtataaaagacgtataaacttgttctctaaaaccgcgttttctcagcaatcaaatatcgcagtgagtcaaatgttggtgcatggatgtatctttacattatttttgtgtgtttatacacatttttagaatccgtttgaaaatccttcgtttaaatcatttttacgcaccatgttcacaagatcaaaaacgcgttccatgcagttttttcaaatgttcgctccgtataaaaccaagcagagtgattgttttctccttttttgtattgtattacaaatcgaccaaagaaataatgttgccatggggaagaaccaaatacagtaccgattaaattttattagcccgtttttgggaacaattttcgagaatcttgtaccacaaaacactgttatgttacattatcgatatctggattgtggaacgttaatttcgatttctaactgcctacattatttctcaaaggtctgtcgcttactttaccatttgaatttcactccaagttacttttgcaaaaaacgagatttttcgccatcgatacctccgacatttacagcggtgatgagcttgtttatcataagagcctgttatgcactattccataatagtcagtttgagatcaatcaatttcatatgtaccccagtggctcaatcggttagcgcgccggactCACAtttgactatataatactatatttTTGCATGAGCTgcaaaactttggtacgtgttcgagtccctatgtggtccattccatttattttattttatttttctctcactttttttcttttttcttgttcgtttctttctttctgactgcagcgattgattgttattgcccggtttttttcattatataattcaggaatttttaggctatactatagtctaataggcgcggcctatgaatatatttttacaaattagattaacaaaatatcggttgttggttttgtgattgttgttgtagttaatattgtaggcctatatattgcataatcagggtataaataggcctactaggcctattatagcatatagaagcattgatttatttcacgacagatatcatccaggataattttaaaaattgaaaatttagaaaatccaaaggaaaattgccgaaaacggctgcccacaatcacccccccccccccccatcagcccatatggtcctatcatggtcgccccctccctatccctgcaacatataggatgactcagtcacgagccgcggtttgtccgtggcactagttcagattgatacactattgtacgcgtgagtttaATCTTTTCtacatggctgtttccattattaacttacgcccctctggaatcaagccttcaaaatcaatatttaaccTTAAATGTTTAAAATAGAAATTAATCAAAGTATCTAAAATATGTTAGCACATATTTGGTGTAAAGTtaataatcacaaaaaaaaaagattattttcCTCAATTTTGTGGGACACACTATAGAAAAAGGAAAACATAAAATTTGGATTATGTAAAATAGATGCTTCATTCTATGAAATGTGTTGTtctttttttgtgacattggccCTATTGGCTTTATTGAGCAAAAGGTCAAAAATATGACTTTTCTACCATGTTTGGCTAACAATGTCATATTCAgttgaaaattggtatttttaaaTGGTTAAAATGTCACAGCACCTTCAAATaacgcatttctgagaatgcACAGTCCCCTTAAGACTTAATTTATTGCGTGCAAAGTTCAAACTAACTAGTAGCATTGCTTTCTATTACTATATAGGTAACTCGCTAACCGGTCATAAACCTTCTCTTTACAAACCTACGTGGGTTTATTTGAatggaaatcaattttttttaaagtggcaATTGATTACTTTTTCTGCAGTCTTGAATTCTGTTGACTATTTTAGTTTTGATTCCATTAATTACGTTGAATATTTTAGTTTCGATTCCTGAAATCTGATCGTAGATGCTTTTGTCGGCTTTACCACTGTTACTCTCAGAAGAATGCGGTATTCTGTCACGGTTATCATTGCCGTGGTTATCTTCGACCCTGGGTGGGGACTGATTGAGATAACTTCTGTAAAATATTAAGATATAGATACTTTGTTTAGTATTATTTAGGTGAAAGAACTGATGATAAAGAAAACATGAGAAGGCGAAAGAGTAGCGGTTTATCAAAACAGGGTACAAAGCAGAGCAAGTAGCAGAGAGAGGAGGAATGagaacaattaaaaaaaagtgaaaagtgagaAGGAACATTTTAATAAGAAAAGGCGTATAAGAAATGAACAAGGGAGTACGAGGTGAGACCATCAAAACAGAATTTGAAACAAGGAAGAGAAAATCACCTTCACCTGATAAAGTAACGGTAGACACTTCTGACGAAAGTTCGACCACTCTCACCGGTACTGTGATAATCGACGGCCtacatgtacagtcaacattaaataGGTAAATGGGTAAATTTTctcgggaaaattttctggacacgtaaccaatgcgtatcaatgtgggtgtaacctcgagcctgatccctgacccccggcggtgacctcgctattcaagtcttggtcattttcaattggaatagtattcttggccgtAGTTTCGATAGAAATTCTTGCATTGCAAATGTATTGAATATTCagttatcttaatttcttcacattatcatcaaaacgtaattttaaaaatatctacctgcggaaaaatatttatctatggaatgtcttaccataacattattaacttgcgacaagtaacttattttgcatcaaatgagGAATTCTTCTTATTCAAATACATTcgtagaccacccgctgtgctcggggtcacattccatatgCTAATATATCTGCACCCATAGGTGTCACCTGTCCAGAAACTTTTCCCGTGAAAATGTACCCATTGATGCTGGCTGATGCACTCGTAGAAATACTACAGCTTATTATGAACTCCCGTCGAGAAAGTCTATCTACTTTAAAAAGGAAATGAGTGTAACCAAAGATCATGTTGGTTTGACCCAAAGAtgaacaaatgaacaaaattcttaCCGTCTTTTCCAGTAGCGAAATAAAATTGCGCCTAGAATTGTAAATCCCAAAAATTCAAGGTAAAAGAGTGCTGATGATGAATGTGCAGCACTTACTGCTTGTCCTGTAAGGCAATAAATGATTCGTAGGTAATCTGATGGAAACTGCCGTAGGTTTTCGCTGAAGTTATTCAATTAaagtttttaatataaaaaaaagacaaaacaaaaaacaacatcaacaaaaataaaataaaaaaacaacaaaacaaaaacaaaaacaaaagcaaaacaaaaacaaacaaacaaacaaacaaaaaattgaaaaacaagacaaaataaaaaaacacggGCGTACTTAAAAACAATTATCATGTTTCTCGACATGATTAACATGTTTATCCATATACCGGAAAAGTACCAGTAGCAGTTAACAACAAATTGATCATCATATTAATTCAGTAGTAGCTCTGAAAAGGTATGTCATTTGTCGATGCGTCTGAATATTACTTGAATTTTATTACAGTAACTTCATGCGAAACGTATATTCTGATGCACTTACCACCTTTTTCGCAAACATTTCCGGAGTATAGGCCGTTACAGGTGCATGAGTAATTTCCCACGTTGTCATGGCATGTACCTCCGTTCAGACAGGGGTTGGACGCACACTCGTTGAAATCTATGAAATGAGAAGAAAACAGGTGAGCATGTTGAGTGTCATAATGTCATTTAACGTTTGTACGAGTAGGGGTGATCAATCCCCCAATGATAACTTATATGATAGTGTTTCATCAATAAAttcattaaatataataataataataataataataataataataataataataataataataataataataataataataacactaatgataataataataataataataataataataataataataataataataataataatactaataataataatactaatactaataataataataataataataataataataatataaaagtcCCTTAACAAATATACATCTTGCAATGTTTTGTATTATTGTCCCCAGTCTTCCCAACAatttatatgaagagctttgttgcaaaacccctgaCATCCACTTTTGACTGAGAAAAACAgccttttttaattgtgcaagtattactggttcgatttgattcaatttgggtttggataaagtgttgatgaatagaaactaaaagaataggtttggtacaattttgaagccttcctatttattttattatatcttttatatcgcgccttttgtggatgtaagggcttttgcaacaaaacaaatttaccccttttctagaaaccacctttgcaatcatatttgagcccatttgtttgcactactttatgtaacttgactaatgctttccaaatcaaaaagaaaaattgaaatatctcatttacttttctaattatgaatttttaattaaattcgggaaaatggcattttttgagtatttccgaagccacaccttttgttaattaaaatgattttttcaaaaatagtgaacccaaaacagttccctttggttttaataggtaaagaacattccatgctactagtatacatcaaaaaattaaagcaaaacaattctatattaattttatgttcagatttccggaaattccctaagatttctcaaacgggaaatataccataactccggaagggaaagtggtatgaaggtcaaacaaccaccaaaatgtgtatttttacccacactataatgtcatatcaataactcaatttcagccaaaagtggatgtaaggggttttgaaacaaagctcttcatatatttatATAAGAATTATCAATGAAATACCCAAACAAGTTttagatatttaacagtaggcacCACTTATAATTTTGTATAATAATTAATGAAACTTGAATGTTTTGAACTGAGCAATTGAGATttaatatgtcaaaataaaatctGTTTTTACATTTTCTTGTTTGGGTAATATTGCCCGTCGTAACATATTTTAAAAGAAGAAACAGGAACACAGATTCAACTCGATAATTCATAAAGAAATGATGTGCGAAACATTCTTCCTAAATTGGAGTTTCATGATTTtgcgatttttaaaaatcaacaatAATTTGTGCATGTCTTCCCTGATGATCAAAGGAAAACAACAATGACAAACAATGGTACATGTAGTAAATTATTTAGTCAGCGCACAGTGCGGTACTGCCACGTTATACCTGCCGGTATTCTGTAACATACCCTGCTCACACCATGATCCAAAAAAGCCGCGTTGGCATACACACGTAAAACCAGCTTTTCTATCCGTACACTGTCCACCATTAAGACACGGTTGTGAAGCACattcatttttttctgttatgAGAATCCAGAAAGTTGATAATAATTaacaaaatagtgaaaatattAATGATGTTGCATGGAGCTGTCTGGCATTTGTTATACGTGTGCAGGTGATTAAACAGATTAAACAGAGACATGATAACTATTTACTTCAATCGATTTTCAGTAAATAAAGTAAAATTATTACTTGTATTTGACGTTCAAAAGCGGtgtaatccccccccccccccctctctctctctcctctctttgtGAAAGCAGCTatcaaaatgcaataattttagtAAATTAATACCTATTGTAATAACCTGATAGCAGTAGCATAAGAGATTCAATAGCTTTTTTTCTATTCCCTTTGAATTTCAAGTGCGTGCATGACCTAATTT of Amphiura filiformis chromosome 14, Afil_fr2py, whole genome shotgun sequence contains these proteins:
- the LOC140169977 gene encoding uncharacterized protein isoform X2 gives rise to the protein MTPLCHIVACLFLLTVSQACKKQGSKSDASRENEIDECASLPCLHGGQCRDKIGGYTCECQRSFQGPRCEKEIDECASLPCLHGGQCRDKIGGYTCECQRSFQGPRCEKKIDECASLPCLHGGQCRDKIGGYTCECQRGFQGPRCEKEIDECASQPCLNGGQCRDRIGAYKCECQPGFQGPRCQEEKNECASQPCLNGGQCTDRKAGFTCVCQRGFFGSWCEQDFNECASNPCLNGGTCHDNVGNYSCTCNGLYSGNVCEKGGQAVSAAHSSSALFYLEFLGFTILGAILFRYWKRRSYLNQSPPRVEDNHGNDNRDRIPHSSESNSGKADKSIYDQISGIETKIFNVINGIKTKIVNRIQDCRKSNQLPL